Proteins from a single region of Urocitellus parryii isolate mUroPar1 chromosome 4, mUroPar1.hap1, whole genome shotgun sequence:
- the Tmem252 gene encoding transmembrane protein 252: MQNRAGLILCTLALLTGFLMICLGAFFISSDSIFQCPRNLIMAYSLLPLGFVILLVGIFWSTYRQASENKGVFSHVLRRQLAHQDLPLATVDRPDFYPPAYEESLDAEKHTCPADPEALDIPPPLYTETGFELQGENGAHPEAPPSYQASVADLVSATTSEDAERPSQALKAGHILMGMSC; encoded by the exons ATGCAGAACAGAGCTGGCCTAATTCTCTGCACTCTTGCCCTCCTGACAGGTTTCCTGATGATCTGCCTGGGGGCCTTCTTCATTTCCTCAGACTCTATATTCCAATGTCCAAGAAACTTGATCATGGCATATTCACTTCTGCCTCTGgggtttgtgatcctcctggttgGAATTTTCTGGAGCACCTACCGCCAGGCAAGTGAAAACAAAGGGGTGTTCAGCCATGTGCTCAGACGACAACTTGCTCACCAGGACCTGCCTCTGGCTACGGTGGACAG GCCAGACTTCTACCCTCCAGCTTATGAAGAGAGCCTTGATGCTGAGAAACACACCTGTCCTGCAGACCCAGAGGCCTTGGACATTCCTCCACCTCTATACACAGAGACGGGCTTTGAACTCCAGGGTGAAAATGGTGCCCACCCAGAGGCCCCACCATCTTACCAAGCATCTGTAGCAGACCTGGTGTCTGCAACAACATCAGAGGATGCTGAGAGGCCAAGCCAAGCACTGAAGGCAGGACACATACTCATGGGAATGAGTTGCTAA